A single genomic interval of Methyloceanibacter caenitepidi harbors:
- a CDS encoding aspartate carbamoyltransferase catalytic subunit has product MSNVAEAPTPSFPHRHLLGIEGLKRDEILSLLDLSEQAAAQSRRVDKKSSDLRGRTLINLFFEASTRTQSSFELAGKRLGADVMNMSIPTSSIKKGETLIDTAVTLNAMRPDLLVVRHHAAGAVELLSQKVDCSVINAGDGSHEHPTQALLDALTIRRHKKRFEGLTVAICGDIAHSRVARSNILSLNTLGARVRVVAPSTLLGEDVERLGVEAFTSMHEGLKDADVVMMLRLQRERMASSLIPSQREYFHFYGLDAEKLASAREDAIVMHPGPMNRGVEIDAAIADSPRSVIREQVEMGVAVRMAVLQALARHLPNE; this is encoded by the coding sequence ATGAGCAACGTGGCTGAAGCCCCTACCCCATCCTTCCCGCATCGCCACCTTCTTGGCATCGAAGGTCTGAAGCGGGACGAGATCCTGTCGTTGCTCGACCTCTCCGAACAAGCGGCGGCTCAAAGCCGCAGGGTCGACAAGAAGAGCAGCGACCTGCGCGGCCGGACGCTCATCAATCTTTTCTTCGAAGCCTCGACCCGCACCCAGAGCTCGTTCGAACTCGCAGGCAAGCGCCTCGGCGCCGACGTGATGAACATGTCGATCCCGACATCGTCCATCAAGAAAGGCGAGACGCTGATCGATACGGCCGTCACGCTGAACGCGATGCGCCCCGATTTGCTGGTTGTGCGTCATCACGCGGCCGGCGCGGTCGAGCTTCTGTCGCAGAAGGTCGATTGCTCGGTCATCAACGCGGGCGACGGCAGTCACGAGCATCCCACCCAGGCCCTGCTCGACGCCCTGACCATTCGCCGCCACAAAAAGCGCTTCGAGGGGCTGACGGTCGCGATCTGTGGCGACATCGCTCACTCGCGCGTGGCCCGCTCCAACATTCTGTCCCTCAATACGCTCGGCGCCCGGGTCCGCGTGGTGGCGCCGTCAACCTTGCTCGGCGAAGACGTGGAGCGGCTCGGGGTCGAAGCGTTCACGTCCATGCATGAGGGCCTCAAGGACGCGGACGTGGTGATGATGCTTCGCCTGCAGCGCGAACGCATGGCCTCCAGCCTGATCCCCAGCCAGCGGGAATACTTTCACTTCTACGGGCTCGACGCCGAGAAGTTGGCGAGCGCAAGAGAAGACGCCATCGTCATGCATCCGGGGCCCATGAACCGCGGTGTCGAGATCGACGCTGCAATCGCGGACAGTCCGCGCAGCGTTATCCGCGAACAGGTCGAGATGGGCGTCGCCGTGCGCATGGCCGTGCTGCAAGCCCTCGCCCGCCATCTTCCGAACGAATGA
- a CDS encoding dihydroorotase: MDNEAEPETAHRPHRKPLALVNARLVDPASGLDAFGGLLIANGAIADLGMHITEGSIEGAESLDCGGRTVAPGLIDMMVFCGEPGHEHRETLATASRAAAAGGVTTICCMPNTDPVIDDVALVDFVLRRARDTALVHVHPMAAMTRDLMGEDMAELGLLRDAGAIAFTNGKTSVANAKLMRNVLSYAKDYGALIVHHLEDADLAQDGVMNEGEVATRLGLRGIPTEAETMMLDRDIRLVELTGGRYHAAQISCRASLEVIQAAKARGLPVTCGVSINHLTLNENDIGSYRTFFKMTPPLRSEEDRQAMVEGVASGDIDVIVSAHDPRGAEGKRRPFAEANDGAVGLETMLGAGLRLFHNGEITLHRLLNALSARPAELLGLAGGRLVKGAPADLALIDLEMPWTVAREDLRSKSKNTPFDEARFEGRALVTFVAGRPVYHYG; the protein is encoded by the coding sequence ATGGACAACGAAGCCGAACCCGAAACCGCCCACCGCCCCCATCGCAAGCCGCTCGCTCTGGTGAATGCGCGGCTTGTCGACCCGGCTTCGGGACTGGATGCGTTTGGCGGGCTTTTGATCGCCAACGGCGCCATTGCCGATCTCGGCATGCACATCACCGAAGGCTCGATCGAGGGCGCCGAGTCCCTCGATTGCGGCGGGCGCACCGTCGCGCCCGGCCTCATCGACATGATGGTCTTCTGCGGCGAGCCGGGCCATGAGCATCGCGAGACCTTGGCGACCGCGAGCCGCGCGGCGGCGGCCGGCGGCGTCACCACGATCTGCTGCATGCCGAACACCGACCCGGTCATCGACGATGTCGCCCTAGTAGACTTCGTGCTCCGGCGCGCGCGCGATACCGCCCTCGTCCATGTCCATCCAATGGCCGCGATGACCCGTGACCTCATGGGCGAAGACATGGCCGAACTCGGCTTACTGCGCGACGCCGGCGCCATCGCCTTCACCAACGGCAAGACGAGCGTCGCCAACGCCAAGCTGATGCGGAACGTGCTGTCTTACGCCAAGGACTACGGCGCGCTGATCGTTCACCATCTGGAGGACGCCGATCTCGCCCAGGACGGCGTGATGAACGAAGGCGAAGTCGCGACGCGTCTGGGATTGCGCGGCATTCCGACAGAAGCCGAAACGATGATGCTCGATCGAGACATCCGGCTCGTCGAGCTGACCGGGGGCCGTTACCACGCGGCGCAGATTTCTTGCCGCGCCTCGCTGGAGGTAATCCAGGCCGCGAAGGCACGCGGCCTACCCGTTACCTGTGGCGTCAGCATCAATCATTTGACACTGAACGAGAACGATATCGGGTCCTACCGGACGTTCTTCAAAATGACCCCGCCCCTCCGGTCGGAGGAAGACCGCCAAGCCATGGTCGAGGGCGTCGCCAGCGGCGACATCGATGTCATCGTCTCGGCCCACGACCCCCGCGGCGCCGAAGGCAAGCGCCGCCCCTTCGCCGAAGCCAATGACGGCGCGGTGGGCCTCGAGACCATGCTGGGCGCGGGCCTGCGCCTCTTCCACAACGGCGAGATCACGCTGCATCGGCTTTTGAACGCGCTCTCGGCGCGCCCCGCGGAGCTCTTAGGGCTGGCCGGCGGGCGTCTCGTGAAAGGCGCGCCGGCGGATCTCGCCTTGATCGATCTGGAAATGCCCTGGACGGTCGCCCGCGAAGACCTCCGCTCGAAATCAAAAAACACGCCGTTCGACGAAGCCCGGTTCGAGGGACGCGCGCTGGTGACGTTCGTTGCCGGGCGCCCGGTGTATCACTACGGTTGA
- the plsY gene encoding glycerol-3-phosphate 1-O-acyltransferase PlsY, with amino-acid sequence MPTEDWSAAMPLALGVYVLCFALGYLLGSIPFGLILTKLAGLGDVRNIGSGNIGATNVLRTGNKGLAALTLLLDLLKGTAAVLIVGAFAGPYGAIIAGLGAFLGHLFPVWLRFSGGKGVATYIGVALGLFWPAALVFCLVWLLVAVITRYSSLSALTSSAATVIFLAVAGLTSLAILFGLMTALLYLRHKENICRLRRGEESRIGGSKQKA; translated from the coding sequence ATGCCGACTGAGGACTGGTCTGCCGCGATGCCGCTTGCACTCGGCGTCTATGTCCTGTGCTTCGCGCTCGGCTATCTTCTCGGCTCTATCCCGTTTGGACTTATACTAACGAAACTGGCCGGGCTCGGCGATGTCCGAAACATCGGGTCCGGAAATATCGGCGCGACCAACGTGCTGCGCACCGGGAACAAGGGCCTCGCCGCGCTCACCTTGTTGCTCGACCTGCTGAAGGGTACCGCCGCCGTTCTCATCGTCGGCGCCTTCGCCGGGCCCTATGGCGCCATCATCGCGGGGCTAGGCGCGTTCCTCGGCCACCTCTTTCCGGTCTGGCTGAGATTTAGCGGCGGCAAGGGCGTTGCCACGTATATTGGTGTCGCGCTCGGTCTCTTCTGGCCTGCGGCTCTCGTATTCTGCCTCGTCTGGCTGCTGGTAGCGGTGATCACGCGCTATTCCTCGCTGTCCGCCCTCACCTCCAGCGCCGCCACCGTGATCTTTCTCGCCGTAGCCGGCCTTACGTCCTTGGCTATCCTGTTTGGCTTGATGACCGCCCTCCTCTACCTTCGTCACAAGGAGAATATCTGCCGGCTGCGACGGGGCGAGGAATCACGCATTGGCGGGAGCAAGCAGAAAGCCTGA
- the dprA gene encoding DNA-processing protein DprA: MSDAQRLAWLRLLRSENVGPATFRALVNQFGGAQAAIDALPDLSRRGGRTQAIRLCSIDDAEAELARAKRLGAHLVAHGERGYPPALAHTDGSPPLIYVKGRLELADMPIVSIVGARNGSAAGQKFTRQIANALGLEGFVIASGLARGIDTAAHNASLDNGTIAVVAGGIDVVYPPENADLQAAIGERGLLISERSPGHTPRAKDFPRRNRLISGIALGVVVIEAAQRSGSLITARMAGEQGREVFAVPGSPLDPRAAGTNNLLKQGATLVTTPEDITEALAPILGRSVGRTPRELSSDEEQKVPRPLPDIGQAERDRVIEALGPSPIDIDEIIRCTGIETRKVHIILLELDLAGRLQRHPRQLVSLIEP; this comes from the coding sequence TTGAGCGACGCTCAGCGGCTCGCCTGGCTGCGGCTGCTGCGCAGCGAGAATGTCGGGCCGGCGACGTTCCGCGCTCTCGTCAATCAGTTCGGCGGCGCGCAAGCCGCCATTGATGCGCTGCCCGATCTCTCCCGGCGCGGCGGGCGCACCCAGGCGATCCGCCTATGCAGCATCGACGATGCCGAAGCGGAACTTGCGCGCGCAAAGCGCCTCGGCGCGCATCTCGTCGCCCACGGCGAACGCGGCTATCCACCAGCGCTTGCCCACACGGATGGCTCGCCGCCGCTCATCTATGTGAAGGGGCGGCTCGAACTCGCGGACATGCCGATCGTCTCTATTGTCGGCGCACGGAACGGCTCGGCCGCCGGGCAGAAGTTCACGCGACAAATAGCAAACGCCCTCGGGCTCGAAGGCTTCGTCATCGCGTCGGGCCTCGCCCGCGGCATCGACACGGCCGCCCACAACGCGAGCCTCGACAACGGCACCATCGCGGTCGTGGCTGGCGGTATCGACGTGGTCTACCCGCCGGAGAACGCGGACCTCCAGGCGGCGATCGGCGAGCGCGGGCTGCTCATTAGCGAAAGGTCCCCTGGCCATACGCCGCGCGCGAAGGACTTTCCGCGCCGGAACCGGCTGATATCAGGCATCGCCCTGGGCGTGGTGGTGATCGAGGCGGCGCAGCGCTCGGGATCGCTCATCACCGCGCGCATGGCCGGAGAGCAAGGACGCGAAGTCTTCGCCGTGCCGGGGAGCCCGCTCGACCCGCGCGCGGCCGGCACGAACAATCTCCTGAAACAAGGCGCCACGCTGGTCACGACGCCGGAGGACATCACCGAGGCGCTCGCGCCGATCCTCGGCCGTTCTGTGGGCCGCACCCCGCGCGAATTGTCTTCCGATGAAGAGCAGAAGGTGCCCCGCCCGCTACCCGACATCGGTCAGGCCGAACGCGACCGCGTGATCGAGGCCCTGGGGCCAAGTCCGATCGATATTGACGAGATTATCCGCTGCACGGGAATCGAGACGCGCAAGGTCCACATCATCTTGCTGGAACTCGATCTTGCGGGGCGTCTGCAGCGCCACCCGCGCCAACTCGTGTCGCTAATCGAACCGTGA